Proteins co-encoded in one Micropterus dolomieu isolate WLL.071019.BEF.003 ecotype Adirondacks linkage group LG19, ASM2129224v1, whole genome shotgun sequence genomic window:
- the zgc:113425 gene encoding uncharacterized protein zgc:113425 isoform X1 — protein MDRYRYFIFNQKSVLVLGVLQVACAGLCVVCGFMDAVFRRDTPLSTTRTPVWGALIMASPGVLALYASQRKNSVLVSVMVVAAGLSCVAAVFVSCYSCVTLTYGEEDEEVFHHHDSPQVTFVLHRMVKGANATILLTCTISLALSSLIAYLGCRSLPCCGCYDARTGLETLVPQCDHGDTEMVCTWQATGDDRLFNSPAQSTDQGTTEEEGPAKRPPYVRLA, from the exons ATGGACCGGTACAGGTACTTCATTTTCAACCAGAAGAGCGTGCTCGTCCTCGGCGTCCTGCAGGTGGCTTGTGCGGGTCTTTGTGTGGTGTGCGGGTTCATGGACGCTGTTTTCCGCAGGGATACCCCGCTGAGTACCACCAGGACACCGGTATGGGGAGCACTG ATCATGGCCTCTCCAGGTGTTCTGGCCCTGTATGCCTCCCAAAGGAAAAACTCAGTGCTG GTGAGTGTGATGGTGGTAGCAGCAGGACTCTCCTGCGTGGCTGCAGTGTTTGTATCATGTTACTCCTGTGTGACCCTCACCTAcggagaggaggatgaagaggtcTTCCACCACCACGACAGTCCTCAAGTG ACGTTTGTGCTTCATCGGATGGTGAAAGGGGCCAACGCCACCATACTGCTGACCTGCACCATCAGCCtggctctctcctctctcattgCCTATTTGGGCTGCCGTAGTCTTCCCTGCTGTGGCTGCTATGATGCCAGGACTGGATTG gagaCACTGGTTCCTCAGTGTGACCATGGGGACACTGAGATGGTTTGTACTTGGCAAG CAACTGGCGATGACAGGCTCTTCAACTCTCCAGCTCAGTCCACTGACCAGGGCACCACTGAGGAAGAGGGTCCCGCCAAACGGCCTCCGTACGTCAGACTGGCCTGA
- the rab33ba gene encoding RAB33B, member RAS oncogene family a, with product MAESGSSVELSGSLTSSSLPPPRTRIFKIIVIGDSGVGKTCLTYRFCAGKFPEKTEATIGVDFRERLVEIDGEKIKIQLWDTAGQERFRKSMVQHYYRNVHAVVFVYDVTNAASFRSLPAWIEECKQHALGTEVPRILVGNKCDLQDCIQVGTDVAQQFADTHSMPLFETSAKNPNSQGDGDYGGGNSDHVEAIFMTVAHKLKSQKPLVLSQPPVGSGGTINLGRGRDDGGDGGRGWGCSSC from the exons ATGGCGGAGAGCGGCTCGTCGGTTGAACTCTCCGGCTCTCTGACGAGCTCGAGTCTTCCGCCGCCGAGGACCCGCATCTTCAAGATAATCGTGATCGGGGACTCGGGTGTCGGGAAGACCTGCCTCACCTACCGCTTCTGCGCCGGCAAGTTCCCCGAGAAGACCGAGGCCACGATCGGCGTGGACTTCAGGGAGAGGCTGGTCGAGATCGACGGCGAGAAAATCAAG ATCCAGCTCTGGGACACCGCAGGTCAGGAGCGCTTCAGGAAGTCCATGGTGCAGCACTACTACCGCAACGTGCACGCTGTTGTCTTCGTCTACGACGTCACCAACGCTGCCAGCTTCCGCAGCCTCCCAGCCTGGATCGAGGAGTGCAAGCAGCACGCTCTGGGCACCGAGGTTCCCAGGATCCTAGTTGGAAACAAGTGCGACCTCCAAGACTGCATCCAAGTGGGCACAGACGTGGCGCAACAGTTCGCGGACACCCACTCCATGCCCCTGTTTGAGACGTCAGCAAAGAACCCAAACAGCCAGGGAGACGGAGACTATGGTGGGGGAAACAGTGACCATGTTGAGGCCATTTTTATGACGGTGGCCCACAAGCTGAAGTCTCAGAAGCCTCTGGTGTTGAGCCAGCCTCCTGTTGGATCAGGGGGTACCATCAACCTGGGCAGGGGGAGGGATGATGGGGGAGATGGGGGTAGGGGCTggggctgcagcagctgctga
- the zgc:113425 gene encoding uncharacterized protein zgc:113425 isoform X2, which yields MDRYRDTPLSTTRTPVWGALIMASPGVLALYASQRKNSVLVSVMVVAAGLSCVAAVFVSCYSCVTLTYGEEDEEVFHHHDSPQVTFVLHRMVKGANATILLTCTISLALSSLIAYLGCRSLPCCGCYDARTGLETLVPQCDHGDTEMVCTWQATGDDRLFNSPAQSTDQGTTEEEGPAKRPPYVRLA from the exons ATGGACCGGTACAG GGATACCCCGCTGAGTACCACCAGGACACCGGTATGGGGAGCACTG ATCATGGCCTCTCCAGGTGTTCTGGCCCTGTATGCCTCCCAAAGGAAAAACTCAGTGCTG GTGAGTGTGATGGTGGTAGCAGCAGGACTCTCCTGCGTGGCTGCAGTGTTTGTATCATGTTACTCCTGTGTGACCCTCACCTAcggagaggaggatgaagaggtcTTCCACCACCACGACAGTCCTCAAGTG ACGTTTGTGCTTCATCGGATGGTGAAAGGGGCCAACGCCACCATACTGCTGACCTGCACCATCAGCCtggctctctcctctctcattgCCTATTTGGGCTGCCGTAGTCTTCCCTGCTGTGGCTGCTATGATGCCAGGACTGGATTG gagaCACTGGTTCCTCAGTGTGACCATGGGGACACTGAGATGGTTTGTACTTGGCAAG CAACTGGCGATGACAGGCTCTTCAACTCTCCAGCTCAGTCCACTGACCAGGGCACCACTGAGGAAGAGGGTCCCGCCAAACGGCCTCCGTACGTCAGACTGGCCTGA